DNA from Pseudophryne corroboree isolate aPseCor3 chromosome 7, aPseCor3.hap2, whole genome shotgun sequence:
cagccatctgtacctcagccgtctctaccccagccatctgtacctcagccgtctgtacctcagccgtctctaCCCCAGCCGTCTGTACCTTAGTCATCTCTACCCCAGCCATCTGTACCCTAGCCATCTGTACCTCAGCCATCTCTACCccagccatctgtacctcagccatctctaccccagccatctgtacctcagccatctctaccccagccatctgtacctcagccgtctctaccccagccgtctctaccccagcaatctgtacctcagccgtctctaccccagccatctgtacctcagccATCTCTACCCCAGCCGTCTCTACCCCAGCCATCTCTACCccagccatctgtacctcagccatctctaccccagccatctgtacctcagccgtctctaccccagccatctgtacctcagccATCTCTACCCCAGCCATCTCTACCCCAGCCGTCTCTACCCCAGCCGTCTCTACCCCAGCCGTCTCTACCTCAGCTGTCTCTACCTCAGCCGTCTCTACCCCAGACATCTGTACCTcagccatctgtacctcagccATCTGTACCCCAGCTGTCTCTACCCCAGACGTCTCTACCTCAGCTGTCCCTACCCCAGCCATCTTTACCTTAGCAGTCTCTACCCCAGCCGTCTCTACCTCAGCAGTCTCTACCCCAGACGTCTCTTCCTCAGCAGTCTCTACCCATGCTGTCTCTACCTTAGCGTATCTACTCCAGCCGCCTCTACCTCAGCAGTTTCTACCCCAGATGTCTCTACCCCAGCCATCTCTACCTCAGCTGTCTCTACCCCTACAAATCCAATTTAGCTCCTACAGGTCTTTGTTTACAACCCTGAGCTTACATACCTTCACCCCCCACCCCACGCCAGGACTCCTCCCCCACCTCCCATGTTATTTCTTTACTAAACTGCAACATATTTTTCTCTATACAAAATACTTTCCTCACCCAACTATAGATCAGTATACCATGTTCTGACCCCACCTTGCTCTCTTTTCACAACCCGCCATTTCCCACTGTCAGCCCTCTTCCCTTTGTGCTCTAATAGGGTATCATCTAATGATTGCTGTTGAGTGGGCTGCAGACTCTTCCTCCTCAGCACCTCTTTTCTCCACAGTGTAAACTAACAGCACAGCATTTTGCACCATACAAACCAATAAACACTGATGCTGTCTTTTCTCTGATTGGACGGCTTGGTGATCAGTACACATGCCATCCAATCAGAGGACACAAAGACTTACACTGTAGTGTCTCCTTTGAATGGTCTGCACGGTGCAGGGGGCTTAGCCCGTATGTAGACCCCGGGCGAGATgtaagaagcagtgaaaagtgtgaagaagtgagccagttggagaaattgcccatggcagccaatcagctgctacctataattttaaagaatgcacttgataaatgttacttcaaagatgattggttgccatgggcaacttctccactcttttcactgcttcatacatatcCCCCCACCTATCTGTAACAAGATGCCTGCATTGGAGAATGCCTTTCATGCAGACACGTTGCCGGGAGCGGAAGCAAAATGACAAAAGCCGAGCAGGCAGATCACCTGATTAAAGCATTAGGGGGGTTCTGGGCCACAGGAAATCCCTCTAAGTGTGCCCCTATATGACAATAAGAGGGGAATgctggctttttaaaaaaaattggatgGCTTCCCCCATTCTGTGTATGCAACAGGCACATGTTCACAGTCAGACACATTTACGTTTCAAACAGTCAATCAAGAACACGATTATTCCTCAGTATTCTGATACTTTTATTTTCCATTTCTTGAAAACTGTGTAAACACAATAAATGATATTCCACGCTGCTATAACAGATACACGTTcacattgtgtggaattatgttaaAATCCTGCCAATAAAGAAAATCTACACATTTCCCTGAGGAAATGATTCTCTGAGTATTATGGGGTGTTTGAGGTAAGGTCCCAGCTTTTGCTGCCATCTTATTCACATTCGATAACAATGTATAGAGGTGAAATAATGATATCAGATGTGCAGTGTGATATCGGCTATTAGAGCATTTCCATGTGGACTGACACGTAGGAGGGAATGTGCTGTGTGGTATCAgccattagagcatttccaggtaGAATGACACGTAGGAGAGAATGTGCAGTGTGATATGGGCTATTAGAGTATTTCCATGTGGAATGACACGTAGgaggaatgtgctgtgtgatatcggccattagagcatttccaggtagaatgacatgtaggaggaatgtgctgtgtggtatcagccattagagcatttccaggtagaatgacacgtaggaggaatgtgctgtgtggtatcagccattagagcatttccagatgtaatgacatgtaggaggaatgtgctgtgtgatatcggctattagagcatttccaggtagaatgacatgtaggaggaatgtgctgtgtggtatcagccattagagcatttccaggtagaatgacacgtaggaggaatgtgctgtgtggtatcagccattagagcatttccaggtaGAATGACACGTAGGAGGAATGTGCTGTGTGGTATCAGCCATTACAGCATTTCCAGGTAGAATGACACGTAGGAGGAATGGGCTGTGTGGTATCAgccattagagcatttccaggtaGAATGACACATAGGagggaatgtgctgtgtgatatcggtcattagagcatttccaggtagaatgacatgtaggaggaatgtgctgtgtgatatcggcCATTAGAGCATTTCAAGGTGGAATGGCATGTAGGAGGGATGTGCTGTGTGGTATCGGCCATTAGAGCATTTCAAGGTAGAATGACACGTAGGAGGGAATGTGCTGTGTGGTATCAgccattagagcatttccaggtaGAATGACACGTAGGAGGAATGTGCTGTGTGGTATCGGCCATTAGAGCATTTCAAGGTAGAATGACACGTAGGACGGAATGTGctgtgtggtacaggttgagtatcccttatccaaaatgcttgggaccaaaggtattttggatatcggatttttccgtattttggaataattgcataccataacgagatatcatggtgatgggacctaaatctaagcacagaatgcatttatgtttcatatacaccttatacacacagcctgaaggtcattttagccaatagtttttataactttgtgcattaaacaaagtgtgtgtacattcacacaattcatttatgtttcatatacaccttatacacacagcctgaaggtcatttaatacaatatttttaataactttgagtattaaacaaagtttgtgtacactgagccatcaaaaaacaaaggtttcactatctcagtctcactcaaaaaagtccgtatttcggaatattccgtatttcggaatatttggatatgggatactcaacctgtatcagccaTTAGAGCATTTCAAGGTATAATGACACGTAGGAGGGAATGTGCTGTGTGGTATCAGCCATTAGAGCATTTCAAGGTATAATGACACGTAGGAGGGAATGTGCTGTGTGGTATCAGCCATTAGAGCACCGGTTAAGAGAGTTACTTAtcagatttgaaaaaaaaaaagataaacatCGAGGACATGAATGAATCTCTGGACGGATGCTGTGTCTGTGTATGACGCAGAGGGCACCAATGTACAGTGTGATGGGACACTCCGCACATCTCTGCAGATACAGGACGCTGGTCTCAGGAGGTAACGCTGTAGCTGCATTACTATTACTCGGGGAAAGCTTTAGGACCTTTCCAGGTCCCGGATGAGAGGAGCGTTATGTTTCTTCAGGGCTTCATAGAAGATGTCCTTGTCGGTGTCCCCCCAGGATCTGGCATGGTTGTAGAGCTCTCGCATCTTGTCCTGATTAGTTGGCTTACTGAGGACAGCGTCGTATTGTTCATCTGTCAGCAGTTTCCTCTGCAGAAGTGTGTCTAGGAGCGGACTCACCAGGGACATCCGGCTTATGAGAGCCCCCCGGTGTTCAATCACAAAGTGCTCTCTGGTGGGTTCAGGGAGAGGAGGAGTAGCTGGAATTACAAAACATCATATTAACACATTTGTCCTATAGGTGCTCTTTCACCTGTGATTTAATCACAAACtgtggctcagatttatcaagccttggagagtgataaattgcaccgtgaaaaagtaccagccaaacagcttctaactgtcattaaaAATCTGGGCTTTATGAAATCTATACTCTATAACTAattcctgcacaccacctccccCTCCTAATGTTTCTTACCTATTATTCTACTCTATCCATCCTCTCATAATCATATGTTGTGTCCCTACTTTCCCTTTCCTTCTGCCTATATGTAAGTTCCAAATAAAGTTGATCCACTATCTACCCATAGTAGAAGCGGACAATTATCTGTCTGCACTTCCACTGCTCACCTTTAGGTGTCGCTTCTTGATCAGTTCCCTTGGGCTCCACTTCAAATTCAAAACCAGCAACTAAAAGGAAGAAAAATGAGGATTAGGCCAAGCAAGACAATGATTACAGTCAGAAGTCCCTGTGTATCCTGGTGCTCAGAAAGCAGCCAAAAGATGCCTTTGTATATATGTAAGTATGCTGTGCCCTTATACTGCGTTACCAAGTATAACAACTCCACAATATTCTATAAAAGTGTTCAGTTGCTGCCACATGGCACATATATTTGACAATGTGGTTCCCAACAGAACACTTGGCCAATGCCAACAGCTGGAGATAACACGTGACACTAAGGGCTGACATTAAGATCTACCAGTGTAAGCGGTGACTGCACAGTGTGTCGGCATACCAGCGAGAAGACCGTTAGCACTTGGCCGAG
Protein-coding regions in this window:
- the PYCARD gene encoding apoptosis-associated speck-like protein containing a CARD produces the protein MVRTARDALVTALENLDKKGLKKFRNKLNDWPIKEGFNKIPRGQLEDTDPDDVANLIKKFYTDTYGIQVALAVLEAIDEKDVAADFRSDLRNVAGFEFEVEPKGTDQEATPKATPPLPEPTREHFVIEHRGALISRMSLVSPLLDTLLQRKLLTDEQYDAVLSKPTNQDKMRELYNHARSWGDTDKDIFYEALKKHNAPLIRDLERS